Part of the Paenibacillus kyungheensis genome, AAGTACAGTATGCTGTTCCTTGTCTAAACGCTCCTGTGTGCGATCAAGAGCCTCTTGCTGAATATCGAAGCTGAATACCTGACCACTTCTGCCTACGGTCTTAGCAAGCATCAGTGTGTCTACACCTGTACCAGCAGTTGCGTCTATAGCATAGCCGTTGTGAGCATCCAGACGCTCTGCAACCAATTTGTGTGCATAACTCAAAACAGACAAAAATCCCATATTATAATGCTCTCCAATATTTACTTTGCCATGTATCACGTTGCTTCAATTCATCATCGATTCCGTTAAGTACTTCCCATTTGCGTAGACTCCACATTGGACCGATTAATAGATCACGAGGTGCATCTCCTGTAAGACGATGAACAATCATATCAGGTGGCAAAATTTCAAGAGTATCTACAATCAATTTGATATATTCGTCTTTTTCCAAGAAGCGTAGCAATCCAGCTTCATATTGTTTGACCATCGGTGTTTTGCGCATCAGATGAAGAAGATGAATTTTGATTCCTTGCACATCCATCTGAGCTACAGCACGACCTGTATCTAACATCATTTCATGTGTTTCTTGAGGTAATCCATAGATAATATGCGCACATACTCGAATACCGCGAGCACGCAATTTGGCTACAGCTTCCTCATAGCATTGACTATCATGAGCACGATTAATAAGTGTAGAAGTGGATTCATGAATCGTTTGCAGACCCATTTCGATCCACAGATAAGTCCGTTCATTTAATTCAGCCAAATAATCAATAACATCATCAGGCAAACAATCAGGACGAGTTGCTATCGATAATCCCACAACTCCCGGTTGCTTCAAAATAATTTCAAAATATTCGCGTAATTGTTCTACAGGAGCATACGTATTCGTATAGGCTTGAAAATAACCAATATACTGTGCATGAGGCCATTTCTGGTGCTGACGATCACGAATATGATTAAATTGAGTCACTAGATCGTCACGACGACTGCCTGCAAAATCGCCTGAACCACGAGCGCTACAGAATGTACAACCGCCTTTAGCAATCGAACCATCACGATTCGGACAGGTAAAGCCAGCATCTAGTGTTACTTTGAATACTTTATTTCCAAATTGTTCACGCATCTCTGTATTCCACGTATGAAACCTTTTATCACTCCATAATAGGGGAGTGGATGTATCTTGAGTTATAAGCATAGTGAAGCTCCTTCAATCGTTCTTCATTAAGTATTTAACAGTTCGTTAACATGTATAATATCTCTCTAATTAGGTTATATTGTAACAAAAATCTAGATTTAAAAGATAGCAACAGGTGACGAAGTTCAAAATATTATTTGCAAAATAAATGATTTAAAATTAAGGTTCGCTTCATTTCTACAAAAAAGGGGTAATCAAAGGTAGAAACGTCTTAAAAGCTTAATTTTTTCATAGTTTATCACGATACCCATTTAATTTTATAACGAAAAATGGTAGACTATGATTGCTAAATTTGTTGGACCCCAATTCCAAATATAGAGAGAAGGATTTTCTGATCTGCTTGCAGAGAAGGGAGATCCTTTTTTCCTGTGTCCAGATAATGATGCAGATAAATGCTTTACATTTGCTCATTTCTTCGTCACAATAATGCCTTAGTAGTAGGATCACTATATAGACCATTGAAATCGGAGGAACGACATGCGTTTACGAGGTAGAAAAGGAATACGTGAAGGATTGGAGCAGCAGGAAGATTTGGTCGTGCTGAATCCTGAACAATATAAAGGAAAATGGCAAGAGCGTTTTGGAAATGATCTGCCGATTCATGTTGAATTTGGAATGGGCAAAGGAAGATTTGTCAGCCAAATGAGTGTCAAACATCCAAATGTCAATTATATCGGCTTCGATATGTATGATGAATTGGTACGCCGTGCCAGTGAGAAAACAAGAATGGCATGGGAAGAAGCAGAACGCGGAGAACCAACGACAATTC contains:
- a CDS encoding TIGR01212 family radical SAM protein (This family includes YhcC from E. coli K-12, an uncharacterized radical SAM protein.); the encoded protein is MLITQDTSTPLLWSDKRFHTWNTEMREQFGNKVFKVTLDAGFTCPNRDGSIAKGGCTFCSARGSGDFAGSRRDDLVTQFNHIRDRQHQKWPHAQYIGYFQAYTNTYAPVEQLREYFEIILKQPGVVGLSIATRPDCLPDDVIDYLAELNERTYLWIEMGLQTIHESTSTLINRAHDSQCYEEAVAKLRARGIRVCAHIIYGLPQETHEMMLDTGRAVAQMDVQGIKIHLLHLMRKTPMVKQYEAGLLRFLEKDEYIKLIVDTLEILPPDMIVHRLTGDAPRDLLIGPMWSLRKWEVLNGIDDELKQRDTWQSKYWRAL